In a single window of the Bactrocera dorsalis isolate Fly_Bdor chromosome 2, ASM2337382v1, whole genome shotgun sequence genome:
- the LOC105230268 gene encoding UDP-glucosyltransferase 2 isoform X1, with product MISLKSIAAALWFLACVTNYVESAKILAVFPFPGPSQYICVQSYLKTLAARGHEVTSVSAFPQKTPLKNFRDITIHIDQSHHDEAVISAIEQIAVGKLAELQFAKEYTSLTSLLVFNNEDFQQLLHSDEQFDLIIIEVFYQDALYALGKHFKAPIIGVSSFGADIVIDQLVDNVSPLAYVPAPSGMNMDRMNFWQRLDNLYANTMELLYTHLEIIPEQQRYYEKYFPNATLRLTDVRRDFSLLLLNQHYSFSWPRPLVPNAIEVAGMHIENKLKKLPTDMEAFINASSRGAIYFSLGSNVKSALLPKQKLQEIMNAFASLPVNVLWKFEKTDLAGKPKNVFINKWFPQSDVLAHPKVKLFVTHGGMHSLIEAVHHAKPIVGTPVFYDQYLNVEKAVYKGFGVGINFRNFTSTELRDAILEVLNNPKYTERAREISASFHDRPMNPLDTAIYWTEYVLRHKGAPQLRVAARHLNFLQRHSVDTMAVLFGIPLLLAIFLFYGVFQVLAALFSSNDNAHKKRKRD from the exons ATGATTTCGTTGAAATCTATAGCAGCAGCTTTGTGGTTCTTAGCGTGTGTCACAAACTACGTGGAATCCGCAAAAATACTTGCTGTATTTCCTTTTCCGGGTCCTTCGCAGTATATATGTGTGCAGTCGTATTTGAAGACACTGGCGGCACGCGGACATGAAGTCACTTCGGTTTCGGCGTTTCCGCAAAAAACACCATTGAAAAACTTTCGTGATATAACGATACATATAGATCAATCTCATCATGATG agGCGGTAATCAGCGCGATCGAGCAAATCGCTGTTGGTAAATTGGCTGAGCTGCAATTTGCTAAGGAATATACATCATTGACTTCCTTGTTGGTATTTAATAATGAGGACTTCCAACAATTATTGCACTCTGACGAACAATTCGATCTCATAATTATCGAAGTATTCTATCAAGATGCACTTTACGCTTTGGGAAAACATTTCAAAGCACCTATAATTGGTGTCTCATCGTTTGGCGCAGATATTGTGATCGACCAGTTGGTGGATAATGTTTCGCCGTTAGCATATGTACCAGCGCCTAGCGGCATGAATATGGATCGTATGAATTTCTGGCAACGCTTAGATAATTTGTATGCTAACACCATGGAGCTTCTGTATACACATTTAGAAATAATACCGGAACAACAACGGtactatgaaaaatattttcccaaTGCGACACTGCGCTTAACAGATGTACGTCGAGACTTTTCTCTTTTGCTGCTCAACCAACATTACTCATTCAGTTGGCCGCGTCCATTGGTGCCGAATGCAATCGAGGTGGCTGGTATGCATATTGAAAACAAACTGAAGAAACTACCAACGGATATGGAAGCTTTTATTAATGCCTCGTCTAGAGGTGCTATTTACTTCTCGCTCGGTTCGAATGTAAAGAGCGCTTTGTTGCCGAAACAAAAACTGCAAGAGATTATGAACGCATTTGCTTCATTACCCGTGAACGTGTTGTGGAAATTCGAGAAGACGGATCTGGCCGGTAAACCGAAGAATGTCTTCATCAACAAATGGTTTCCACAATCGGATGTACTTGCCCATCCTAAAGTAAAACTGTTCGTTACACATGGTGGTATGCACAGTCTGATAGAGGCGGTACATCATGCTAAACCAATTGTTGGCACGCCAGTCTTTTACGatcaatatttaaatgttgaaaAGGCCGTATATAAAGGTTTTGGTGTTGGAATAAACTTCCGAAATTTCACCAGCACCGAACTGCGCGATGCCATCCTAGAGGTGTTGAACAATCCCAAGTACACCGAAAGAGCGCGAGAAATTTCTGCCAGTTTCCATGATCGACCTATGAATCCGCTCGATACAGCAATCTATTGGACTGAGTATGTACTCAGACATAAGGGTGCGCCACAATTGCGTGTGGCCGCACGTCACTTGAATTTCTTACAGCGTCATAGTGTGGATACAATGGCTGTGTTGTTTGGTATTCCATTATTGTTGGCTATATTTTTATTCTACGGTGTTTTTCAGGTGCTAGCGGCATTATTTAGTAGCAACGATAATGCGCATAAGAAGCGAAAACGTGATTAA